TTTATCACCTGATTACAGTTAAATATTCCAGCATCACCTAGTTTTTCTCCCATCATCTCAATGTTTGATACACCAACTGTTAGGGACAGACTCGTGTGCCTGCCCTTTTCGAAAATTTTATCCCACCATAAATTCAGGGCAGACACACGGGTCTGCCCCTACGAAATTCTGGCGCAAAAGCCCGGCAACTTGATTTCGAGCATTGCGAGATTTCAGACATATTTCATCCAATATTTGTCCTTTGCAAGTTATATAAATCACTCATAATTAATTTATAACTTTGTTCTAATCAGCAATCAAGTACAATTAAAGTGCCTAAACTGGGAACAGCATAACATAAAAATGTCATGCTGTTCCCAGTTTAGGCACCTTGAGATATCCTGATAGGTAATTAGGATGTGAATGGATAGTTTTTAGTATTCTTTTACTGGCATAAATAACTATCTTACTTACATTTAATTTTACATGCAATAATTACTTTGAAATGACAGGAGATTTATTGAGAAAGAAAATCAACATATTGAGTCTTATTTTCGACATACAACTAAATGGATAGATTAAATTGATCTAATTATGAGTTTACGTTTGTTTTATTAGCATAAGAAGTAAAGATAATTCTCAGATAATTTATGAGAATGGAATAATAAGCGATTTATTGTTTTTTGGGAACTAATCTGAAATACTATAAAAAACCTAATCCATCGCCCGTATTTGTCCCGGTAGAAATCCCAGATGTGACAGATGAGTCCATGTTCTCAATGATAAAAATAAATGTCAGAAATCACTTATTTATGTAAGTGTAAGAAATCATGATAAATATAGATTTATATAAATTTTTATATGGTTTGGCACACTATATGCTATTATATATATTGTTTTTAGTAATACCCCTCACATCAGGATTGGCTGGAGCAAGCGATCCTGACTTCGTCGGGCAGGAATAATCTCCCAAATATTCCTGCCCACCCTCTTTTTAGGTACCTTTACTAATATTTCTTATGATTCCAGGTTTCAGCATATTTTTTAATATTGAATTTTCTTTCAAGACCTTTAGCATTCATATAGCGGATTTTCCCAAAAACTGCTCTTTCTTTCCAGGGATGATCATGCAGACCGAAACACCAGGCAATTCCGGCATAACTATTGGCATCTCTGCCATCAAGCTGATATTTGTTATTAAGCCAGCACATCCAATCATAAGCCTGTTGAGGGGATTCTGTCCATTCCATAATTTTTTTGCCCCAATACATTCGCATATAGTTGTGCATGATCCCGGTAATCAGCAGTTCATTCTGGGCAGCATTCCAGTATGGATCATGTGTCTTTGCCTGCTCAAATTCTTCTAAAGAATAGAGATGTTCCCGCTGGTCTTTTTTGTGCAATTCCAGACTTGATTGAGCCCAATGAGGTACAGCGTGCTGATATTTGTCGTAATCCGGAGCAAACCAGATGAAATTTACAGCGAGCTCCCTTCTCACGATAAGCTGTTCCAGATAAGCATCTTTTGCTTCTTGAGCAGTTTTGCTTTTCATAACTTCCAGAGCAATTTCCAGTGATGAAACCTGCCCAAAATGCAAATATGGACTAAGTCTGGAAACATTGTCCAGACTGGGATCATTGGAGGAGAGGTGATATTTAGATAGTTTTTCAGAAATGAAATAAGCAAGTTTGCTCTTTGCCTGGGAATAACCGCCAACATGATACTGCGGATGATCAATATTATTTAAAGAATATGTTTTATAGACTTCCTGATTTTGCTTAAATTCTTTCACAAGATTATGTGATAAATCATTGTATTCGACGCAAATGTCCGGGATTTCAGTAAGATATTTATCCAGTAATCTTCGTATCCGTGGCCTAATTGTCCTGGCAGCAATCTCCTGTTTATCAGAAACCTGCATAACCGGGATTATAGTATCAGTATCTATTATGCGAGTAGGGCATTTAACAATTTTCTGTATGGATTTTCGCCATTCTCTTTGAATTCGCAGGTAACCTCTATCCATAATAAGGGTTT
The sequence above is drawn from the Candidatus Stygibacter australis genome and encodes:
- a CDS encoding deoxyribodipyrimidine photo-lyase; this encodes MKEYILYWMQQAQRVNYNQALNYSIQLANSKKLPLLVCFIITPFPEAQPAHYRFMLQGIQEVESALKAKNINFIIRIGNVTEEVINLSVKAETLIMDRGYLRIQREWRKSIQKIVKCPTRIIDTDTIIPVMQVSDKQEIAARTIRPRIRRLLDKYLTEIPDICVEYNDLSHNLVKEFKQNQEVYKTYSLNNIDHPQYHVGGYSQAKSKLAYFISEKLSKYHLSSNDPSLDNVSRLSPYLHFGQVSSLEIALEVMKSKTAQEAKDAYLEQLIVRRELAVNFIWFAPDYDKYQHAVPHWAQSSLELHKKDQREHLYSLEEFEQAKTHDPYWNAAQNELLITGIMHNYMRMYWGKKIMEWTESPQQAYDWMCWLNNKYQLDGRDANSYAGIAWCFGLHDHPWKERAVFGKIRYMNAKGLERKFNIKKYAETWNHKKY